In Legionella hackeliae, the genomic stretch CAAAGGACACTTCGTCAATCCAATTACCGATGTCTGCTGGAATTGTTTGTTTCCACTTACTATTGGCAGTAGTGAAGTGGTTAAAAGCAGTTATCCTGATACAAAAAATCCAGGTAATCCTTTGTGTTTATGCCCTACACCCATTGGCGAGCGTTTAGGCGTCACTATTGGTTATTGGGAACCAGCGGCCTTGGTTGATGTGACGCCTAAACCCTGGTGTATGGTCAATTTAGGCGTGCAACTGAATGTCACTAAAAAAGGGTTAGGTGGCTCACAGATGCCGGAGACCGATGGACGCGGTGCGTTTTATTACGTTCATTGGTACAAATACCCTCTGGTTTATTGGCTGCAAGTATTAACGTCCTTAGGGTGTATGGAAACTGAAGATTTTGACATCTTATATCCGTCGGAGTTAGACCCCACTTGGAATGATTCAGAACTGGCCTTTGTTCTAAATCCTGAAGCCGTTTTATTTACCTCCTCGTCTGCAAGAGCTTCTTGTGCCTTTGATGCGACCAAAGCACTTGCAGGCACTGCCGTGAACAGTCTTTTTTGGTGCCAGGGTGCGCAAGGTTCTACGTATCCATTAACGGGGTTTGTGGCACATCAAGCAAGTCCTATAAGTACCGCAGCCTTACTTGCAGAACGCGTTGATTTTAAGTTGCATCGACCACCGACACCTGCGATTCGCGATTCGATAGGCCAAGATTGGCCTGCTGTATGTCATACCTATGCATCGAGCATTATGCCCAAAGACCGTTATCGCTATCAGTTGGTGAATACCTTGCCTGAAGCGCATCGTTGCCATCCGTTTGGACAATCCGTCATTGGATGGGAAGCAGGACACACCTATCCAGGTGATGGCGACAATTTTGGGTTTTTAATTTGGAAGAAAAGGAACTGTTGTTTTCTTTAAATGATGGGGATGAATTATGAATGCATTCGGAATTTTTTTAAGTAGCCTGTTTTTAGCCACCGCAAGTCATGCCAATGTGAATGATTTTCTTAATGAGGCATCGGCAACGGGTAAGGCGGCGCACGATTCAGTAAGCCAGGACACGTTGGCTCATTGGAATGCGACATCCAATCAATCCTATGCACAAAATAAGACCTTGATTGATCAGATTATTGAACAGTCACGGCAAGGAGCCCCTATTGCCCAAAAAGGCCAAACCGTTGATGGAGCCGTATTATTTGTGTCTTTTTCCATGCCAGAACCCTTGTTGTTTTCACTGAGCGATGAGGCAGCTGCTTATAAAATTCCGGTTGTGATTAATGGTCTGATTGAGGGGGATTTTAAAAAAACCATAACGGTGTTTTCCAAGCTTCATGCTAAGGCCAAAGAGTCCAAATGGGCGTTTAATGGAGTATCGATTGATCCTCTATGGTTTGAACAATTTCATATCACTGCGGTGCCTGCACTTGTTGTGAGCAAAAGGCCGAGCTCCTGTGGACAGCAACTTATTTGTCCCGAACAGACTTATGATGTGGTGTATGGCAATGCATCTATAAAAAACAGTTTACAACTCATTGCACAGAAAGGGGATAGTGCAAACGAGGTGGCGCAAGCTCTTTTGGAGAACACTCATGTCTAAGTGGGTTGTTTTAATGGCGTTACTTTCTATGGGATGTTTTGCGAATCAAACAGGAACCGATTTTAACGCCTTTAAAAATTATGCTAAATCGTTAAACGCCCAACCTAAAGATGCCATGCACGGATTTGATCCCCATGCGCTTTTTGATCAGTACTCAGAGCACCCTGCGCAAGAAGGATACTATCAAGGGATTCAAAAGGAGCAAACAGATTTATCAAGCCAGGCCAATGCGGCGATTAAAAATGATCCTGGTGCCAAAACGGTCATTGATCATTTTGGAACAAACAAATTTGAACTCAATCAAGCAAATTCCGTATTGGCTCAATCTCAATTGATTCAGGATGAAAGTTATGCGATTACGCACGGACAATCCAATGATCGTGTTCAATGCTCGAATCAAAAGCCTACCTGCACGATTAAGACACATGAAGAACAATGCTTCAGCTCTCGTTTATTGCCCGATCAAACCTGCACCAAGTACCTTAAGGTCCTGGTGGACTCCGAAAAAGTGGTGCAACGCGCTGATTTTTCGTTTTATGTTGCTAAAAAATGGACCGGAGTGATTACTGTAAATTTGGTGACTGGCGCAATCACTAATGCTGTGGGTGGCTCTGTTCCTTATCCCATTCGGATGAAACATTCGTGTGATGGAATGAGTGCCACCATTCATTCGATACGAAATAATGGGGCGAATGCGTATTGGGTTCAGGTGATTGGTACTCCAACATGCGCTAATAATGGGTTGTTGACCTTTTATATTAATAAAGGATGGGGACGAATTTATCCCATTCAAGTTGCTTTGACGGTCACAGCACACTCCAAACCCTACATCAGCCAAGAATATTGGGACAATCATTGCATGAGCTTTGAAAATAAGGGGTCGCTGTGTCGAATCAAAAAAGAACAATGCACGGATACTCAGTCACCTAAAGTAATTGATGGTCTTCCTGTATCCCGTGCGTGTTGGGCAAAAGAGCTGACGTATTCTTGTTCTAGCGCGGCTGCTGATGAATGCATCACACAGAAAAATAAAGGGTGTTTTCAAACGGCCTCTGAGTGTGCGCGTTTTGATAAGCAGACTTGTGCCCTGTATAAGCAAACGTACAGTTGTCAAGAAAATGTGTGTGAAGCACCTATCGAATGTATTAAAGACTTATTTTGTGCCGATGGTGACTGTACAGAGCATTCCCAAACCCAAAATACTGATTTTGGGCAAAGTGTTTCTTCTTTAGCGGTTGTGGGGGAAGCGGGGCATGAATTAAGTCAACAACCCAATGCGTCTCTTTTTGGTGGTAAAGCAGTGCAATGCAAAATATGGCCCTTGGATCTTATTGATTGTTGTCATGATAAAGGATGGGGAAAAGACATTGATTTGCTTCATTGTCGTGATGAAGACAAAGCGCTGGGTCGCGCCAAATTAAATTATGTAGCTCATTATCTGGGCGAGTATTGTAGTGAAGAAGTGGCTGGGGTTTGTTTAGAACACAAACGCTCTTACTGCGTATTTCCAAGCAAAATGGCCCGAATTATCCAGGAGGCTCGTCTTACACAAGTTAATGGTCATGGTTTAGGTGATGCAGAGCATCCAACCTGTGCAGGAATGAGTGTTGCGGAACTGCAGAAGATGGATTTGGGGCGGGTTGATTTTGTGACCCCAATCTATCCTTTTGGTTACGGGACACCCAATAAAGCGGCAGGGATTGCAGGTGATCTAAAGATCAAGTCTCAAGATCCTAAAAAGTCCATTGATGAAGTCACACGAAGAATGCAAAAAAAGGCAGGTGAGTTATGAGTCGCCTGTTGATGCTGATGGTATGGGGACTGTTCGTGACATCGCTTCATGCGGACATTGTGCAGGAGCATGCAAAAGGCTTTCATTGGTATAGCGTTGAAGAGGCTCCCAAACCGATTAAAAAAACACTGCAGCCACGACCTGCTCCGGTGGTGAAATCTCCTTATGAGCGCTTAATGGATAAGCGTAAGGAAACTCTGAATAAACTGGCAGAGGC encodes the following:
- the traU gene encoding conjugal transfer pilus assembly protein TraU, which encodes MNKKTLITRFMVLFLLSSLNFIYASQCKGHFVNPITDVCWNCLFPLTIGSSEVVKSSYPDTKNPGNPLCLCPTPIGERLGVTIGYWEPAALVDVTPKPWCMVNLGVQLNVTKKGLGGSQMPETDGRGAFYYVHWYKYPLVYWLQVLTSLGCMETEDFDILYPSELDPTWNDSELAFVLNPEAVLFTSSSARASCAFDATKALAGTAVNSLFWCQGAQGSTYPLTGFVAHQASPISTAALLAERVDFKLHRPPTPAIRDSIGQDWPAVCHTYASSIMPKDRYRYQLVNTLPEAHRCHPFGQSVIGWEAGHTYPGDGDNFGFLIWKKRNCCFL
- the trbC gene encoding type-F conjugative transfer system pilin assembly protein TrbC, with amino-acid sequence MNAFGIFLSSLFLATASHANVNDFLNEASATGKAAHDSVSQDTLAHWNATSNQSYAQNKTLIDQIIEQSRQGAPIAQKGQTVDGAVLFVSFSMPEPLLFSLSDEAAAYKIPVVINGLIEGDFKKTITVFSKLHAKAKESKWAFNGVSIDPLWFEQFHITAVPALVVSKRPSSCGQQLICPEQTYDVVYGNASIKNSLQLIAQKGDSANEVAQALLENTHV
- the traN gene encoding type-F conjugative transfer system mating-pair stabilization protein TraN produces the protein MSKWVVLMALLSMGCFANQTGTDFNAFKNYAKSLNAQPKDAMHGFDPHALFDQYSEHPAQEGYYQGIQKEQTDLSSQANAAIKNDPGAKTVIDHFGTNKFELNQANSVLAQSQLIQDESYAITHGQSNDRVQCSNQKPTCTIKTHEEQCFSSRLLPDQTCTKYLKVLVDSEKVVQRADFSFYVAKKWTGVITVNLVTGAITNAVGGSVPYPIRMKHSCDGMSATIHSIRNNGANAYWVQVIGTPTCANNGLLTFYINKGWGRIYPIQVALTVTAHSKPYISQEYWDNHCMSFENKGSLCRIKKEQCTDTQSPKVIDGLPVSRACWAKELTYSCSSAAADECITQKNKGCFQTASECARFDKQTCALYKQTYSCQENVCEAPIECIKDLFCADGDCTEHSQTQNTDFGQSVSSLAVVGEAGHELSQQPNASLFGGKAVQCKIWPLDLIDCCHDKGWGKDIDLLHCRDEDKALGRAKLNYVAHYLGEYCSEEVAGVCLEHKRSYCVFPSKMARIIQEARLTQVNGHGLGDAEHPTCAGMSVAELQKMDLGRVDFVTPIYPFGYGTPNKAAGIAGDLKIKSQDPKKSIDEVTRRMQKKAGEL